The stretch of DNA GCGTCGACCCACCCGACGGGGGCGGCGTACCAGCCGCGGTCGAACGCCTCGGTCTCGCGGATCGTCCGCAGCGCCTCGTCCGGCGGGAGCCCGCCCACGGCCGGCGTCGGGTGGAGCGCCTCGACGAGGTTCAGGACGTGTTCGTCGCGGTCGAGCTCCGCGGTGATCGAGGTCCGGATGTGCTGGACCGTCGCCAGCCGGCGGACCGACCGGTCGCCGATGCGCACCGACGACGCGAACGGCTCCAGCTGGTCGCGGATCGTCTCCGCGACGAGTTCGTGTTCGTGGGCGTCCTTCTCGCTGTCCAGCAGGTCGGCGGCGAGCCACTCGTCCTCGGCGGGAGTGTCGCCCCGACCGGTCGATCCGGCCAGCGCCTCGGTCCTGACGGTCCGGCCCCGCAGCGAGACCAGCCGCTCGGGCGTCGCGCCGAAGAACGTCCCGCCGTCCTCGGGCGAGAACAGGAAGCGATAGCAGTCGGGATACGTCTCCGCGAGGCGCGCGAGCGCGTCGGGCACGGACAGCTCCGAGCGCAGGTGGGTGCGCAGCGCCTGCGCGAGCACGACCTTCCGAAGGCGGCCGCTGTCGACCTGCTCCAGTGCGCTCCCGACCTGTTCGTGCCAGACGGCCTTCGAGGGCGTCCGTTCCCGACGCTCGACCCCGGGTGGGGCGGCCGTCGACTGCGGGTCGGCGTCTTCGAGGCGAGCGTACCACTCGTCGAGCAGTTCCTCGGCCTCCTCGGCGGCCGACGGACCGACCCCAGTCGTCGTGAGCCAGGCTCCGCCCTCCGCCGCGGCGACCTGTACCGACGGCAGGAAGAACATCGCGCTCGGGAAGCCGTCCCACGTCGCGTCGCCGTCCTCGCCGTCGTGGAAGGCGAAGCCGCCGAACAGGCGGGGCCGAGCCACGTTCGGGAGCGTGGTCGGGAGCTCGAAGGCGTCGAACAGGGCCGTCGCGGCCTCGCGGACGTCGTCGAACCGAGTCGGACCGGCGGCGGTGATCGTCGTGGCCGCGCCGCTGGCCGCCATCGACTCGGACGGCGTCGCCCACGCGAACCGCGGCCGGGTCTCGGCGTCGAGGACGGGCCGGAGCGACCCGGCGTCCAGCCGCCGGCCCCGCGCGACGACCGTCGTCTCGGAGACAGCCGACACACCGTCACCCAGAGGTTCCATCACTCCGACGTTAGGATTCCGCCCCTTTGAGCCTGACTATCGCCGCGACCGACGGCGTTCGGCCGCGCTGTCGACAGCCGGTAGTTTTCGAAACCGAAAACGGACGTTCGTGAGCCACAACTTCAGGTCGTAGTGAGAGAATAACGTTTGTGGAATCGTGTGAACACCCCCGCCACATTTAAATAGGCCTTGGGCAAAGACCCCTACGTTGCGATGCC from Haloarcula litorea encodes:
- a CDS encoding isochorismate synthase, whose translation is MEPLGDGVSAVSETTVVARGRRLDAGSLRPVLDAETRPRFAWATPSESMAASGAATTITAAGPTRFDDVREAATALFDAFELPTTLPNVARPRLFGGFAFHDGEDGDATWDGFPSAMFFLPSVQVAAAEGGAWLTTTGVGPSAAEEAEELLDEWYARLEDADPQSTAAPPGVERRERTPSKAVWHEQVGSALEQVDSGRLRKVVLAQALRTHLRSELSVPDALARLAETYPDCYRFLFSPEDGGTFFGATPERLVSLRGRTVRTEALAGSTGRGDTPAEDEWLAADLLDSEKDAHEHELVAETIRDQLEPFASSVRIGDRSVRRLATVQHIRTSITAELDRDEHVLNLVEALHPTPAVGGLPPDEALRTIRETEAFDRGWYAAPVGWVDAAGNGTFAVGIRSALARGATATLFAGAGIVADSDPDREWDEIQLKYRPMLDELE